The Sporosarcina sp. FSL W7-1349 genome contains the following window.
CGGGTATGGATTGAAGACATTGCATGTCACCGATCGGAATGGCCTGCTAGTGGCGATGAAGACGGTAGACGGGTCGGAAGACTTGATGCTGATCACGATCCATGGGATTTTGATTCGGATGGACGTCCATGACATTTCCATCATTGGTCGGAGTACGCAAGGTGTACGGCTGATCCGGTTAGGGGAAGATGAACTGGTCGCCACTGTTGCGAAGGTTGAAAAAGAAGTGTTGGAAGAGGAAGAGCATGAAGAAGATCTCATGCCAGAAGATGAAGATGAAATGAATGATGAATGAACTGAAGTTATTGAAACGTCCTGAGTGGGCGTTTCAATAACTTTTTTTATTTAGGGCGGCAAATTATTCCCTATCGTCAATGTCCAAAATTTGGAGTATGATTAAGGAAGCAAAAAGGATTGAAAGCGGGGGAAAGCGATGGTAGAAACTTATACAGACGTTAGTGATTTGCGTCCGGGTTTTATTTTAAGTGAGGATATATTCGTAAATACGAAGGATCCCATCGTCCGTAAAGGGACGATGCTTGTACTGGAGCATTTTGAAATTCTCCAAGCGTTCGGTATACGTAAAGTCAAAGTGGAAGAACGAGTGCAGATCAATAAAGAGGAGAACGTGTCGGCTGGAACCCAGTCCTTGAGCCCGGATGATGTGTTGGCAATTATCCCGATGGAAAAGTTGAACTTGCAGGACCGCTATGAGTCGGTCGTTCAAAGTTTCCGAAAAGAGTTTCAAGGTTGGCGTGCGGGAGTAAAGCCGGATATTGCAAAAGTTCGTACACTTGCTCTTCCACTGGTAGAAACCTTCATTGAACAGAAAAAAATGTTGACTGTCCTGAATGAGTTTTCCAATTCAAAGGATTATCTCTATCATCATTCCATTGCGGTCGGTATCTTGGCAGCCATGATCGGTAAGCAATTGGAGTTTCCGAAAGGACAAGTCTTGCAATTGGGTCTTGCCGGAGTTCTGGCGGATTGCGGCATGGCCAAAATCAACCGGTCGATAACAGAAAAAGCTTCCTTTCTAACGAAAGATGAATTCAA
Protein-coding sequences here:
- a CDS encoding HD-GYP domain-containing protein — its product is MVETYTDVSDLRPGFILSEDIFVNTKDPIVRKGTMLVLEHFEILQAFGIRKVKVEERVQINKEENVSAGTQSLSPDDVLAIIPMEKLNLQDRYESVVQSFRKEFQGWRAGVKPDIAKVRTLALPLVETFIEQKKMLTVLNEFSNSKDYLYHHSIAVGILAAMIGKQLEFPKGQVLQLGLAGVLADCGMAKINRSITEKASFLTKDEFKEVKKHTVYSYQMVQETPFLRPEMKIAIFQHHERLDGSGYPKGIKMNDISIFSQILAVADVFHAMTSERVYRKRESPFKVIEMIKEEEFGKFDIKVVQALHDLVANITIGTKVKLTNGDVGEVIFVHRDARLRPMVKKNDDESIIDLTTNRHLAIERVLE